A section of the Passer domesticus isolate bPasDom1 chromosome 33, bPasDom1.hap1, whole genome shotgun sequence genome encodes:
- the LOC135288525 gene encoding sporozoite surface protein 2-like isoform X1, translated as MRRKRKRRSLPCGRTRKRKRRAVAVRERREEEEEEEEEEEEERPGLAEVPPPLPEAPEAPSGGGPRRGGAAMRPPPPPPSAMSGPSGGGSRPEPQNPQNSPQNSPQNPQNPKNPPQNPKTPKNPPQNPPNFTQKAPKSPSSPSNFAQIPPNFAQIAPNFAPNLPKSSPNPTNFPQNLRDFDKNPPNFPQNPPNFAQNLPKSPSSPSVFHQNLQNLTQNPSNLSNFTQNPSNFAEITPNFPQNLPKSPSNPSNLIEIPPNFTQNPPNFTKIPPDLPQNPSNLTQNPPNFTQTLPRSPSNPPNFTKFPSNPPNFAQNSSNFAEIPPNLTQNILKLPQNPPNLDQSPPKFCQNSPKFCPKSPEFPQDPPNFSQNSPNFAQTPQLLSKTFQNRLQIAQILPKFPQNRPKIPRILLQTLQI; from the exons ATGAGGCGGAAGCGGAAGCGGCGCTCGCTGCCCTGTGGGCGAACCCGGAAGCGGAAGCGGCGCGCTGTGGCtgtgagggagaggagggaggaagaggaggaggaggaggaggaggaggaggaagagcggCCGGGGCTCGCCGAGGTTCCCCCGCCGCTCCCCGAGGCCCCGGAGGCGCCGAGCGGCGGCGGGCCGCGGAGAGGCGGGGCCGCCATG cgcccccccccgcccccccccagCGCCATGAGCGGCCCCTCGGGGGGGGGGTCCCGACCcgagccccaaaacccccagaattcaccccaaaattcaccccaaaacccccaaaatcccaaaaatccgccccaaaatcccaaaacccccaaaaatccgccccaaaatcccccaaatttcacccaaaaagccccaaaatcgCCCTCGAGCCCCTCCAATTTcgcccaaatccccccaaatttcgCCCAAATCGCCCCAAATTTCGCCCCAAATCTCCCAAAATCTTCCCCAAACCCCACGAATTTTCCCCAAAACCTTCGGGATTTTgacaaaaatcccccaaatttcccccaaaatcccccgaaTTTCGctcaaaatctcccaaaatctCCCTCAAGCCCCTCGGTTTTTCACCAAAATCTTCAAAATTtgacccaaaatccctcaaatctctcaaatttcacccaaaatccctcaaattTTGCCGAAATtaccccaaattttccccaaaacctcccaaaatctCCCTCAAATCCCTCAAATTTGATcgaaattcccccaaatttcacccaaaatcccccaaatttcaccaaaattcccccagatttgccccaaaacccctcaaatttgacccaaaatcccccaaatttcacccaaacCCTCCCAAGATCGCCttcaaaccccccaaatttcaccaaATTTCCTTCAAATCCGCCAAATTTtgcccaaaattcctcaaattttgctgaaattcccccaaatttgacccaaaacatcctaaaattgccccaaaatcccccaaatttggaccaaagcccccccaaattctgccaaaattcccccaaattttgcccaaaatcccctgaattTCCCCAAGATCCCCCAAatttctcccaaaattccccaaatttcgCCCAAACTCCACAACTTTtatccaaaaccttccaaaatcgCCTTCAAATTGCACAAATTTtgccaaaattcccccaaaatcgccccaaaatcccccgaaTTTTACTCCAAACCCTCCAAATTTGA